In Cicer arietinum cultivar CDC Frontier isolate Library 1 chromosome 7, Cicar.CDCFrontier_v2.0, whole genome shotgun sequence, a single window of DNA contains:
- the LOC101492197 gene encoding F-box/LRR-repeat protein At3g26922-like, with protein MAANSNSKRHKAEEQNDGIDRISSLPNSLLCYILSFLPTKTCVSTMTLVSRRFRNLWKDLQTFDFCDNYGFEGYENEDYDDENIKEFMLFAIFVNAVLALRRSRDIRKMSLSCIHHQRTTVAYSVNTWIRTAIGPHLEEFRLIVCCIDGLSFNLPLTLLSCANLVSLCLGGDILFQLQDSSGICLHSLKVLQLLEIHHLDVNSVHILFSGCPILENLELSFFPESFARLCVPSYLKRLIISVENQVEACLEINAPGPKHLSLTNITFGNAVGNLYNLEEAYLGVDSSPKSESVDPLLNLLRPLSGVKRLELHCSTTEWLFDAPFLHIPEFCHLFHLEVFLPSFNLKFLFDTLEKCPMLQTLMINHRKDHSLVTDDSSHSYGWLVKPKTVPKCLVFHLTFIHFRAYQGNIHELEFTSYVLQNGLVLKTMLICDSWLKQPKKWKEIISDIPRGSAMCQLEFY; from the exons ATGGCGGCAAATTCAAACTCCAAACGACACAAAGCAGAAGAACAAAACGACGGAATTGACAGAATAAGCAGTCTACCAAACTCCTTACTATGTTACATTCTATCCTTCCTACCAACCAAAACCTGCGTTTCTACTATGACTCTCGTCTCTCGCAGATTTCGCAACCTCTGGAAGGATCTCCAAACTTTCGATTTCTGTGACAACTACGGTTTCGAAGGATACGAAAATGAAGACTACGACGACGAAAATATCAAAGAGTTCATGCTCTTCGCAATTTTCGTTAACGCCGTTCTCGCTCTCCGTAGGTCACGTGACATTCGGAAAATGAGTCTCTCTTGCATTCACCACCAACGAACAACTGTTGCTTATTCAGTTAACACGTGGATACGAACCGCCATTGGACCCCACCTTGAGGAATTTCGTCTCATCGTATGTTGCATAGACGGACTTAGCTTCAACCTTCCTCTCACTCTCCTCTCTTGTGCTAACCTCGTCTCTCTTTG TCTTGGTGGTGATATCTTGTTTCAATTGCAAGACTCTTCTGGGATTTGTTTACACTCACTGAAGGTACTGCAACTACTAGAGATCCATCACTTGGATGTGAATTCCGTACATATTCTTTTCTCTGGCTGCCCCATTCTCGAAAATCTGGAACTTTCGTTTTTTCCCGAATCTTTTGCCAGACTTTGTGTGCCATCTTACTTGAAGAGGTTGATAATCTCTGTTGAGAATCAGGTTGAGGCTTGCCTTGAAATAAACGCGCCGGGTCCCAAGCACCTTAGTCTCACCAATATCACATTTGGCAATGCCGTTGGCAACTTGTACAACTTGGAAGAAGCATATCTTGGTGTAGATTCCTCTCCTAAAAGTGAATCTGTTGACCCTTTACTCAATCTCCTCCGACCTCTATCTGGAGTTAAACGTCTAGAGCTGCATTGTTCAACAACAGAG TGGCTATTTGATGCCCCTTTTTTACATATTCCAGAATTTTGCCATTTGTTTCATCTAGAGGTCTTTCTTCCCTCTTTCAACTTGAAGTTTCTGTTTGACACGCTTGAGAAATGTCCTATGCTTCAAACTCTCATGATTAACCACCGCAAG GATCACTCGTTAGTCACTGATGATTCATCACATTCATATGGATGGTTGGTAAAGCCTAAAACTGTTCCTAAGTGTCTCGTATTCCACTTGACCTTTATTCACTTTAGAGCATATCAAGGAAATATACACGAGTTGGAATTTACTAGCTATGTTTTGCAAAATGGACTTGTTTTGAAGACAATGCTTATTTGTGATTCTTGGTTGAAACAACCAAAGAAGTGGAAGGAAATAATTTCTGATATACCAAGGGGATCTGCCATGTGCCAACTTGAATTTTACTGA
- the LOC101491553 gene encoding GPN-loop GTPase QQT1, with the protein MVFGQVVIGPPGSGKTTYCNGMSQFLNLIGRKVAVINLDPANDSLPYECAVNIEDLVKLSDVMVEHSLGPNGGLIYCMDYLEKNIDWLQAKLEPLLKDHYLLFDFPGQVELFFLHSNAKNVIMKLIKKLNLRLTVVHLVDAHLCSDPGKYISALLLSLSTLLHLELPHINVLSKIDLIESYGKLAFNLDFYTDVQDLSYLQHHLDSDIRAAKYRKLTKELCEVIENFSLVNFTTLDIQVHQLVKLIDKSNGYIFAGIDASAVEFSKIAMGALDWDYYRVAAVQEKYMKDDENVDDD; encoded by the exons ATGGTGTTCGGTCAAGTTGTAATTGGTCCTCCTGGCTCTGGAAAAACAACTTACTGTAATGGCATGTCTCAATTCCTTAATCTAATTGGAAG GAAGGTTGCTGTTATTAATTTGGATCCAGCTAATGATTCATTACC ctATGAATGTGCTGTGAACATCGAGGATCTTGTGAAACTTAGTGATGTCATGGTAGAACATTCTCTTGGTCCTAATGGGG GTCTTATATACTGTATGGATTATCTAGAGAAAAATATTGACTGGTTGCAAGCAAAATTGGAACCTCTTCTGAAAg ATCATTATTTACTCTTTGATTTTCCTGGCCAAGTggaacttttttttcttcattcaaATGCCAAGAATGTCATCATGAAACtcataaagaaattaaacttACGG TTAACGGTGGTGCATTTGGTTGATGCTCATCTTTGCAGTGACCCTGGGAAGTACATCAGTGCATTGCTTCTATCCTTATCCACATTGCTACATCTAGAACTCCCCCACATAAATGTCTTgtcaaaaattgatttaattgagAGCTATGGAAAGCTAG ccttcaatCTTGATTTTTATACAGACGTGCAAGACTTGTCATATTTGCAGCACCATCTTGATAGTGATATTCGCGCTGCTAAGTACAG AAAGCTCACAAAGGAATTGTGTGAAGTCATTGAAAACTtcagtcttgtgaattttacCACCTTAGATATTCAGGTACACCAG TTAGTGAAGCTGATAGACAAAAGCAATGGGTACATATTTGCTGGCATAGATGCAAGTGCAGTTGAGTTTAGCAAGATTGCAATGGGCGCTCTTGATTGGGATTATTATAG AGTTGCAGCAGTGCAAGAAAAGTACatgaaggatgacgaaaatgttGATGATGATTGA